AATATATAAAGCAAAATGTTTCTGGCAGCTTGGCAAATGAAGATAATGACACAATAGCATGGGTTGTTAAGACCGGAGTTTGGATCACTGATCGGTTCCCATAGTAGCATGAAAAGGATCAGAAGGCAGCCAACTTTCCCAAGCCATAGCAATTTGCATTGAATTGGACTGAAGTGGCTATCAAGCATATTTGTTACGTAGCCCCAAATCCAGCCATTTgctcagaaatacacacacacacacatatacacacacacaccagggtccagtttttaaaaagaagcaaaaaaactGGAAACGTCTAGTCCTTCTGCCCACAAAAGCACTGTGAGAAATAATAGCACTTGCAGAATTAATTTTGCAATTTAAGAGGAAAAAGGCAGATTTGCTATATACTATATATCTGCAGGTGCACAAAAGGGATTGCGCCTTTCCTTTGCTTGCCGGTTGTCACATGGTGGTTCTTGGTAAACAGATGCAAAAGGGAAACCTACCAACACTTCCCCCCAGCTGTTCAGAGGCAGATGGGAACGGGGATTCATGGTCACATCTGGGTGATTCATGGCCATGGGTGCAGAAGGAATGAAAGCCTGTTGAGGTCCAGGCCCAGGTTGCCCACCATGGAAGCgaagaaaaaagaaaccacaaaggcacCTGGCAACCCTGTTTGTGCAGCTGGCTGTTGAAGATAACCCTTCTGGGAAGGGTCAGCAAAGACAAATGGCAAAGCAGTTGCTTAGAGGAACAAAACCTAGCAGTAACATCTGGTTCTGCTTCAAGGCTTCTGGGAAGCACCAGGGAGCTGCAAGGAATTTCAAGTTACCCATTAgatcttttgttcttctttttttttccaaacaaggAGAAAGCGCAAACCAGCATAACTGGGTTGTGAGATGCCCAACATCTCCAACTTTgggggagaaagtgggatataaataaataacaacagcaacaacatgtttATCCTGAAGGAAAAGCAGTGGGAGGCAAGACCTGCGGCTGCTGTGTTACTTATCATAACATGTAATCTCATTGCAGAGCTTGGCCAAGTTATCTTTTtgggactgcaatgcccagaatctCTCATCCAGACATGCTGCAGTCCATTAAAAGTTATTTTGTCCTAGCTACTTTGATGATGGAATATTTGTTGCATGAATGATGATGAACTTCTAGAGCCTTGGCTGAATCTATTGAAGTTGGGCTCTTCCATATGAATCCTCTTTGCCATAATCGATCTGATAGCTGGAAGAGACCCttcccaagggctatccagtctaatcctcttctgtcatgcaggaatacacaataaaagcactcctgacagatggccatccagctctgtttaaaaatctccaatggagaagactccaccagactccaaggaagtgtattccatGGTCAAAGAGcttttgggtggaatctcttttcctgtagtttgaatccattgaatCCTAACCctcatctgctctgcagaatgtatgcagtttgacacagcttgaATGGCCTTGGTATGGAATTCTCggctctgtagttttgtgagaaaggaccttatcacacgcagGGTGAAACGTCATGCAAACATTATTCAAACGTGGCAGAAATGTCGTGGAAGCGCCAGGAATGTGATCATCTGTGGCACTTccaaagtgtaattgaggcttcctacTATGTTCCCGTCATGGAATCGTTTGCGGGGAAGCCAGGAGGATCCATTATGGCTTCTCCACGAACGATTCCATGACAGGAACatagtgggaagcctcaattacactttagaagcgcCATGGATGATCACATTCTTGGTGTTTCTGCAATGTTTCTGCCATGTTTGGATGACATTTGgaccatgtgtgataaggtcgtATGCCTTCTCCATTTGGTGTCACTCAAATGACAAACCCCAGagtcctatagcattgagctattccaaagtagtgtcaaactgcatgattacttcagtgtagatgcaaccttagttGCCAGAGCAGAGGCATGCTTGGCTCATGAAATTCAAAGGATGGCTTTTCTTTACTTCCAGATATGCATGGCACTTTTGTGATTCTGCTGCCTCTCAGCCTCGTCTTGATGACCTTTGGAGGAATGACAGGCTTCATCGCTACCCTCTCACAGGCTTATTTTCTCCTGATCTTCACCGGCCTGCTCTTTCTCTTTGGAGGTTCGTTATTGATCTGATGCTTTAATAATAACATCTGGTTATCCGCTGATGtttgttacattccccctgaacaGGCAGGCTCACAGTTTGAGTATACTGTATTGGATGCAATCCTCAACTTGGATGACCAGGGTTTGGTTAAGGGCTATGGCACATTTGCACAATTTAAGCTAGTGTACTGTGTCCATTCCTGGAAATGTCCAGTCTGGCCATTGTGACAGATACAGATTGAGTTTCCCTTATtcggaattccaaaattcaaaatattccaaaatcctaaactTCTGTTGTGAGTGCCTGAGATAGtaagacctttgctttctgatggttcgtgcacaaaattattacgaACGtcttataaaattactttcaagctatgtgtaaaagatgtattcaaaacatacgtgaattttgtgtttagacttgggtcctatctccaagatatctcattgtgtacgtatatgcaaatataggtattctgaaatccccccaaaatctgaaatcccaaacacttctggtcccaagcattttggataaggaagactcaacctgtactttagTCAGATCCCAGTTAGACtgctgtaatgtgctctatgtgggactgcctttggaaaatgTTTGGACACTTCAGTAGGTCCAAAAAGGTGTGGCCAGATGTTTGACCAGGGCTTCTTACATGGAACATATAAGTCCTCTGTTACAACAGCTTTGCTGGCCTCTTTCTGGACTCAGTTCAAAGTGCTTCTTATGCCGTATaaatccagggtgaccagatgtcttccttttccaggacatgtcctgcatttcagccttctgtcctggagcaattccaaaatcttctccattttgagcctgaccaAGATGAATCTATATGAATATTTTCTGCTtgtatttggtaatgtcctacattcaTCTTGAATggcttacattttgcagtgccttgcccccctttgtggttatgacatctggtcaccttgtatAAAGCCCGATGTGGCTTGGTTCCAGGCTATCTAGAAGGCTGTATTCTCGCTTATATGCCATGGCTTACGGGAGAAGGCCTTTTCTTGATACTACAGAGATATGTCTGGTGCAGATGTGAGAGACGGTCTTCTTAATGGCTACTCCAAGATTATGGAGCTTCATTTCAGGGGAGGTTGGACTACCCTTCTCCCTATTGTCTGTCTGACAGGAAAACACATTCAAGGATCAGAAAAGCTCCATCAAAAGCAAGTTTAACCTGTTTATGTTGGGAGGATACCAGTTTCACTCATTGGTCTAACTCCTTTAGTTAGGCTTAGTGAGAATAGACCCATTGTCTacctgttgactcaccattcaaccacAGAATGAATGGGTCTAATTTTAGtaaccaacaggatgctagccattaATTGCCGTTTTACATTTTCCACTTGggtaaaaagtacaattaaagaTTACAAGTTTTCATTCAGTGGCAGAGTTAATGTTTAACAATAGTAGCGAAACAGAACACAGCATCCGCCTTTCTTTGTtgatgggaaaaaacatggaaaactgTTGCCAACCATAATTCTGGgtacatcaacactgtagaaagaatgcaattttgacaccactttaagtgctgtagtgccaccctatggaatcctggcatggGTAGTTTTACATGGAGTTTAACCTTCCTTGCCAATGAGTAatggtgcctccccaaactacaaatcccatgattctgtaggccggagccatggcagcttaagtggtgccaaactgcattatttctacaatatagggGTACCCTCTGTGGAGCCAATATATGTGTTTTCCGTTTGTGTCTTCTTTAGCCATCATCACTCTGGCTGGGCTTAGTGTCTACATTGCTTACTCCGCCGCAGCTTTCAAGGAAGTCAGCTATCTTCTGGAAGAGAGGAAGCTCCTTGAACATATCGATATCCAGTTTAGCTGGTCGCTAGCCTTTGCCTGGTTCTCCTTTGCTGCTGAGGTTCTTACTGGGCTAGCCTTTCTCCTGATGTCCAGAATAGTTGGCATGGAACAAAGACGGAATTACTCGATATGACAATCTCTTTCACAACAGGGATCTCCTGGTTCAACAGATTTGGTCCATGTAGACCCATCCATCTTTTCCAACCTTATGGTGTGAGCTAATGACTGATAGAGAAAACTAAGTCATTTGAGATAGCCATATAATCTCCCTTGCCTGATGTAATTTTCTTTTACTGCTTAGGTTTGCTGAAACTTTTGACCTGAGAGGCCTTCTGGTAAAGAGGTTTGGTTTGAAGCTCTGCGGGGCGACAAGATAAACAGATCAAAATTCTCCACTAGGAAAATTGGATTCTACATCCTAAAGAGAAAAGCATGTAGGTTGAGCAGACTTGCATAATGTCTCTCCTTTTGCATAAtattgtgggcccttggtatctgctggggtctggttctaggacctcccatggataccaaaatccacggatgctcaagtaccactaaatacaatggcacaggaaaatagtatctcttatataacatggaaaaatcaagctttgctttatggaatttaaacaatattttcaggccatggatggctgaatacatggataaagcatccatggatgcagagggctgactttATATCGTCCCATTTTTGCTGTTCTGCATGATTTTATTTTGGCAATGTTAGTCCCAGAGCAGGAAAACAGGGCACAAATGTCTATGCAGAACACTCAACAGCCAACATAcaggttgctttttaaaaaaatgaaattacaaaGGTTTCCTAGCCACACTAGCAGCCATGGGAAAATATAAGCAAAGTTATCAGCACATTTTCAGAAACCCCTAAGGCCTGAAGTTGTATGCACATGAAAAATAACACAACCCAACAACCCCAAACTGTTGACAACTCTCCCAACGAACATGTCCAGGAACCACAGCATCCTGATATTTACAACTATCTTTGGAATGAGAACTCATTGAACATTCCTAAACGTCCTACTTGTGCAAAGAGTAAAGAGTTATATAATAAGATGTTAACAGCTCAGCTTGACAAAAGTGCTTGTTCTTtcgaaagaggtgtgtgtgttcattcattCAAGTCCTAGTGTTTGTTATGAAGAAATTATATGAAACACATTGTGCGCAGTGTTGAGAAATGGTGGGAAAATATTTTTACGCAGTTGCAGCACCAGGAAGCGTCCCGAAAGAAGATCTGTGGTCTTTGCTGGCATCTCGTGGTAGGAGTGAGAAAGCCAACAATTTGGAACAGAGAACAGGGAATGTTGGGTAAGAAGAATCATAAAGCCAGGGAATTAGCAGGAAAGCGTTGGGGGAAAGTTTCTGGAATCAACTGCATTTAAGGGATCCTAGAGGAACACTTCTTTAGAGAGTGAAAGAAATGCCTAAGGAATTCTGTGTTAcgtgttttcatttcatttccagttgCAGGGAAGTTTTCTTCCCCAAGAGCAACATTTTTGATAGTCTGTCAACTGTAATTCccttaaataaaattgatttcaATTGTTAAGTACTCTTTCTGTCTAGTGGGTTTCTTCCCCACCTTCTCTTTCAAATCATTTTATTAAGTAACCTagggctgctaccacactgcagaattaatgcagtttgacaccgctttgtccatcctatgggatcctaggtgctggaagacctttttttttttttttggttttggtaaGTGGAGTTCCTTTTGATGTTAACCAGGACAGAAGCTCTGTAACCTCTTTGAAAGGTGCATCATATCTTCTGGGGGCTTGAAGGACAGGGAATTCATCCATTTTAAGGAGGGAAAAATATCTCTGGGTGTCTGGAGGGACTGAGGACCACCACACTTTACCTATTCCTGAAAAAGGTGTGTGAATCAGAATATCAATGATGAAAGAGAATTCATTCTCCTCAAGGTCCTTCcttctgggaaagagaaggtgCATGGTTTGAGTCCACTTGTAGCTTCAATTTGAAATATTGTTCCTGCAAGTGCTTTTGCTGTGCTTTGTGGTGGGATAGAGCTATGACAATCACTATGGTATAAAGCCAGCTTCCTTGTCCAGACATCTTTTATTACAAATCTCAGTCCCGAGACAACATGGATGAGAGGTGATGGAGGTTTAGTCCAACAATGTTTTTGGACTAAATGCCCAGTGGTTGTCAGAATCTACCTTCAAATGGCGCGTTCACTAGGGcagctttgatgtagaattcctTTCTCTGggatgaaggggggaaaggggggttgGCTATTTGGGCGTaacaggaggaaaggggagggggtctgggtttttaaaatgtggtttctaTTGGGAGTTCTTCAGATTTAGCAAAAACGTGATCCAGTGTATTTCTACTTtccttataataatttttttgtttcttacaATAGTTGTTGTTAAGGTCTGGTTAGAATACACAATTCTCACAATGGTGTCCTGAGATGGAGATGGCTCATATAAAGACACAGTGGAGCCTTTGGTTGCATTCACTCCCCACAGTTATAGCacctttgataccattttaactgccatgactgcttCTTACACATACCTCACTCTGGAGGCAATTCTTAAATATCTCCCCCTAAAATGCAAATAAgacagaaccatgacagttaaagtagcgtCAATatgctgtaacagtgtagtgtgaaagcagGGCTTTTTTATTGCAGCAACTGTGCTTGTTCCTAGGGTCATTTCCAGGTCCTTGGTTCGGTTTGTAGAACATATACCATGCATTACATAAGGTCTCAGGTTCGATCCCTGGCTAATAAAGATATCAACCTGAGACCAGCAGTCTTCATAGAGTAGACATTTTTGGGGAAGGTCAGTGAGCGGTTTGATTCTATATAAGCTTTATATACTGTACTTGAATGTGATTAGTGGCCTGTGCAATACAACCCCATATCTGTGAGGGATCCATTCTCAGACCTTTTGCAGATAGTGAAAATCGTAAATAACAGCAAAACCTATTCCACtggagttgaccatagagtcatgctgaaggacctccAGAAGCCTAGGCAGACCATAGATTTTTTTgacatgggtaagtgaaactgtGAGTGCCAGTCCCACTGATAGCGGGAGTCATACTGTATTTAGTTCTCTGTCATTTACTTTTCCCTGATCGTTGCTTCTTCCCAAACTTTGCCTTTCCTGAAAAGCTTAATATCTGGATAAGTTTCTAAAGAGACAGGTGGTCTCTTACATAGCCGGACCCTGAACTGTTTAGGGCTGTGAAAGTTAAAACCAACGGTGGCAACCAGGGCAGATCTTTCAGTTTTGAAATAATAAGATCTTGAtaccagttattattattattattattaacctttatttataaagcgctgtaagtttacacagcgttAGAAGTTTAGCAACTACCTTTTGCTCCAAATGATGCTCCTGGGCACTCTTCAAGGGTAGCCAGTTTCCCCCAGTCCTCCCCAGCAAACACAAATATTACCATTTCCCCCtgcagcccctctcaaaatggcaacatgaAATGATGTCCTGTCactttctgtcaccattttgagaaggaatgCAGAGGGACATTGAGGTCCAGGGAGTATTACAGGGTTTTTGTGGTGCTTTTTGAGGTGGGTTGGGCTTGTTTCACATCTCAAGGGGGCTTTCTATATATTTTAGGGGCAAGAAGGGGCCTAAAAGTTTGgtgaaatgtttaaatatttttgggGGTGAGGTTGGGGGCTTTTGGGGACCGATGAGGACCTTCAGGGACCACAACAGTGGCTTCCAGGTGGTCCAGGTGCTGCATTTTGACAATTTCTGCACTAGTGTAATTTTTATATGTGTcctggttggcctaataaaaagaacaatgaatgtgcattttgaattttaaatggtACACATGCAATTAATGATAGGAAATATCTCTGTGTTTGTCtgcttcttttaaagaaaattcttcttcttttactgcAGCATAGGTGTACATATAGGAAAAAGATGCCACACTTGACTTTCAGTAATGATTTTTGAGCATCAGTAGCAGCTCCCAGAAGCATGGCATAACTCTGCCAACGACAGCAACCCTGGGACACCCACATCTGGTTGGTGAAGGATTGCTTTCCTTTCCCCAGGCAACCTGGcctcctcaaatatttaaaaggtaaTATTGTCTCGCACGCAAGCAGGGTGCAGAGCAAATAAATGGCACTGCACTGCAGAGCCGTTACATCTTCCTGAGCACCTTGGAATCagctgcagcatcatggtgggAAAGCGTTTGCATAATGGTCTTTTTATTGCCACGCTCCGCGGCTCGGCTTGTGTCGTGCTAAGAGGAAACTTAATTATGAGAAGAGAAAGGCATCACAATAATATTTTAGGCCtgcgtggaggaggaggaggaagcggagagAGGCAGCCAAAGTTGTAAGGCAACAATGCTTGTTGTGTATGCTATGCACGCATCTCACGGGCGGATTTGAAAACTCCAGTTCTGCAGCAGGAAAAGATGGAAAAGCTGTGCAACTAATAGGACAGGCTTCTTATGCCTTGGAAGCCCAGCAAAACTGGCTTTTGGGGCCATGGTTGCCAAGTCCAAACTATCTTCTTGGACtatatataagtcgacctcatgtataagtcgagagcaggttttggagccaaaattacaaattttgatatgactcatgtataagtcgagggtaaaacttaagggcatgcaacaaaagatataaagaatgaaggaaaagaaaaatgatgccaaagaatggtTCTATTTTCctgtccaagcattcaaaaaggcagtagttgttatgtgccttcaagtagtttgtgacatatggtgaccctaaggcaaacctatcatggagttttcttggtaagatttgtttggaaaggtttgccattgcctttccctgcagctgagagcatgtgacgtgccCTACGCCATCCagggagtttcatggctgagctgagattttcAGGGTGAAAACCTGAGACTTTGGGATGATTCGTTGTGATATCTCTGAAGGTGGGCCCTAGTGATGTCATTGTAAGCAGAAGGTAGTGGATGGATGgactcattcaaggaagccacagtggcCCTGAGTCTGTAAAACCTGGGCAGGACTCTTGATGAAAAgagacttagaggtctctcattcacagggttgtcaCTTCCTTCCATTTCTCCTCATATTATTGGATTGTCTTTCCATTAACATACATGGATAGACTATCTATAACtactaattaatttaattttgctatcCATTCATCTATAGTTGGTATAATTTCAGTTCTCCAATGTCTTGCGTATACTATATGGGCGGTTTATTTCCTCATATTTTAATCAGATCACATCTGTCAGGAAACATGCCAGTTTGAGagcagccatcctcacattatagccttctctgccaaagacggCTGGtacctcacgaaactacaaatcccataaaatGGAATTACTGCACTTAtgggctgcatccgtactgcctgaccccattttaactgccacggctgagTCATGGAATTCTAGgcattgtggttttgtgagacccagccttagccttctttgtcagagagctctggtgacacaacaaatgATGCCATCTGGAATTCCAtaccattcagccatggcaaagtggtgtcaaactggattaagtctgcagtgcggatgcagccaaagtgatgtcgcattatttccacagtgttgGTGCACCCTCCCTGTGATGCTGACCACTCTTCAGGCGGGAGAAGAAGAAACAGGACTAGACCTCgcagaaaagaggaagggagtGAGCCCTAGTCaacaaaatggggaaaatatCAGTGGGCATTTATCTGTTTATTCCTGCCCCCCATCCAATCCCAAATGGCTGAGGCTAGTGCTGATGCTTTAATTTCCAACACTGACTTCATTTTCTATCTATTGCGTCCCATCACCATTGAGACACAAATCGCGCCATACCAGATCTGACAGCAGATTTGCTCCCAGTTGTCACTCCTAGACACTGTTGTCATGTTCAGGTCACCTGCGTTTATCCTCTGCTCTGCTGCCTTATCctctggggagaaggaggtgatGGGGACTCTGGGGTGGGCAATCTGGAATCTGTCTTGTCCTCTCTTCTCCCTGCCTTGCACTGCTGTACTTCTGGGTTCACATCACGGAAGAAAGTGTGATGAAGTGTGACAGGGCCCTTAGGAAAGGCAGGAGGTGACGTGGCAGGCTGTGAAGAAAATGACAGGGGCTCTGGAGGggagaaaaattattatttattctctGCACAACCATTGTCAGCAGTTTCCAATAAAGAGGAAGCCCGAGTTCTCACAGTCCAGGCAGGTTTGTGAAGGAATGATGCATTTGCAATAAAAATGCATTCATCCTCCATAGAGAGTGTGCATTTTGCCCGGTATCATCAAGAGTTGTTGCAAGTTTGTGCTTTTTTTGCATTGCACCTATTAGGTCGAATCTGTGCTTCTTGCATTTATTTtgctggcaaaaagagagagTAATTTACTAAGTTGAATACAGAGGACTAGTTAGGTATAATGATTAGATCATGGGCACACAAGACTGGGGTCAGGCTGGTAGAATTATCGCTTAGGTTGTTTTAACCATGCTTTAAACAGAATTGTttatataggagattatcgcactgcgttctgagaacgttccatctcatcatgtgatgagaacgttcctggaacggattttaccgcattagaaatcaaaacgtgatcagaacggcagtttaccgcactgcgattcctttttcttgaaaccgttctcagaacggtttgctgtattaagttttgtgggctgtcttctgatgacgtcgccactcagtggttggacggctcgggagaggcgctgcccccaggaaagaggggaaagggaggcttgggccatggagctcgcctctcctgagtcccttggcttactgaaatccctcacctcccttccccataggaatcaacccaaaaacggagttttaaaaaagcagtgagccctatgggtcttcatctggggggagcagaggatgcttgctatggggttgtcctgccatctctccctctctcctctttccccataggaaagaatccaaaaacggaggttaaaatctctcccagatgcagacccaaagggctctcctctgctccttttaaactcagtttttggattgatttctatggggaagggaggtgggggatttcagtaagcctagggactctggccgggagagtgcttctcagcctcactgagaagtcttccctccgaagattctcttgggagggaaagaaggcaagcccctataaaacgctggggcttcatatgctggcatatgtttgaagaaaataggataaaacctatgtaacttgatgggccaagggcagagtcccctccttggtagcctgggcattaagggagctccacggaggtcccttcaagcggagggaaagggaggggactgggccaagggcagagccccagcagccgtagcagctctttaaaccggttagaaaagaagagtcctctgctgtcatcccatttcccctttttggcagcttgacacccttttgctcctgtgtgtgtgcatgtaatgtgtgccttcaggttgtgagcttccctccccgctttaactcttgtctggctctttgctatggaattctgggagttgtttgcttgcttttctgtggtgctccaaacagaggagcttttgtgggttccctctttgagggaaggaggagaaggtcctgggcatccctgccatccctgcctcctgcaggctgcaagcacaggagccccgctggatatgacaccagaggccccccgcagaagcagccagaccctctccctcttgctctctgccctggtcccctcttccttgagggaaggaggagctccatggaggtcccttcaagccgaaggaaagcaagttgccagggaggggactgggccaagggcagagccccggcagccatagcagctctttaaaccggttagaaaagaagagtcctctgctgtcatcccatttcccctttttggcagcttgacacccttttgctcctgtgtgtgtgcatgtaatgtgtgccttcaggttgtgagctcccctccccgctttaactcttgtctggctctttgctatggaattctgggagttttttgcttgcttttgtgtggtgctccaaacagaggagcttttgtgggttccctcctggagggaaggaggagaaggtcctgggcatccctgcctcctgcattgtgacagcacaggagacccactggacatgacactagagacccccggagaagcagccagaccctctctcttttgctctctgctctggtctcttctttccctctctttccctgctttcctcttctcttccttgtcccacctttcctccctttttcctcccttccctccctccttctttcccccctcacacacacacaccttccctcactgcagtcgctcgcctccctgtctccctgcctccctgcctgtcattctttcagccaatcaggagacggaggaatgagggaacggatttgagaacggataagaataccgcacacacttctcttggaacgttttcatcacgtttcagctctctgggaacacattcagaacacattcaaatccgttccctcctggaacacatttggaacacatttaagcgttctgagaacccgattggaacacatacgtgcggtatactcaaatgcgttccgttctcatcacgtgatcagaacgttctcagaacgcagtgcgataatctccatagttgtttccttttaaaatttgtatcACAAGATTTTATCTGTAGACtaacccagaggacattttctgcagccacccgcagattgtggaatgacccgCCGGAAGACAGTCTGAGTTTCAATTGGCAGTAAAGACCAATTTCTCCTGGAAGGCTtacccagattatttttaaattacatttttaaaatatttattgatgGATGTTAACGCATATTGGTTTTATATGATTTTGGATATGTTTAAATTTACCAAATCgtgtgtattgttttgtgtgtgtggggttatttgttgttgctctgtagtagggagaggcaggtaattattaataataataataataataataataatgataatagctTTGTAAACCACCATGGGTCCCATACCAGGAGAAAGGGAGAATATAAATTAATGAATCAAATGAGATATTACATAGAAGGGCACACTA
This genomic stretch from Sceloporus undulatus isolate JIND9_A2432 ecotype Alabama chromosome 8, SceUnd_v1.1, whole genome shotgun sequence harbors:
- the TMEM114 gene encoding transmembrane protein 114 — its product is MKLTLNMVSFFAALVGILSFIFLVAAIGTDFWYLIDASKLEKLTNSTNNLSSHSGLWRTCQFKTTCLPFVNPFKPETKNITTSHQQLLNMHGTFVILLPLSLVLMTFGGMTGFIATLSQAYFLLIFTGLLFLFGAIITLAGLSVYIAYSAAAFKEVSYLLEERKLLEHIDIQFSWSLAFAWFSFAAEVLTGLAFLLMSRIVGMEQRRNYSI